A region of Myxococcus stipitatus DSM 14675 DNA encodes the following proteins:
- a CDS encoding ABC transporter permease, with product MGWMVDRYRTLRSLVWRERLEDDVAEELEFHLAMRTDELVAQGMSPEQARAEALRRFGDVDTYRRQTHVIDQDMAHERRRIELWDMVQRETRQALRSLARSPTFAVMTVLTLALGLGATTALYSVVDAVVLRPLPYTAPEQLVSLDSRVPGVAPDARWGLSEAGFFYFAREAPSLASLGVFSARSASLASDAGPVRVDTAWVSASMMDVLRAQPALGRLIPQGSDLPGAPRIAVLGHAFWVRQYGGDPRVLGTVVRLDDVPTEIIGVMPPGLHLPESTVDVWAPLTLDPARPPVNAHWLQGVGRLRDGVPVARAQAELTGLDRRLPEVFPSAYSEEFMRQKGFATDVTPLKQHVLGDVDRVLWILFGAVGLVLLIACANVANLFLVRAESRRRELAVRSALGAARADLSWHALTESLLLCLVAGVLGLLLAWSALRVLTVLAPDHLPRLVEVGLDAHGVAFTFAISLVAGVIFGLFPLTQLGRSLSALRESGRGLTSSRRRNLVRWGMVVGQMGLAVVLLTAAGLMLRSFWGLYHVDSGLKTESALTFDFVLPATRYANYDAANRFHRELLTRLEAVPGVTHAGAISRLPLRDFSGCAALFTEEQGPLGDDSVCLPTPSAAPGAFASLGIPLLEGREFTWEDLDGKADGVVVTKALAERFWPGQDPLGKGLRGNGHEPPYYRVIGVTGDVRAQGLDKPPTQAVFFPLAPAENLPLWGPSRVMSVVIRTSTSQPEQLASVVRSLMKELDATVPVANLETLDRVVRQSPSVARATFSLLLLGIAGGMALLLSAVGLYGVISFIVGQRRGEIGIRVALGARASQVAGMVVFQVLRFAGLGIVLGLVAALSMSHLLSALLFEVSPTDPFVLAGVCALLILIAVLASYGPARRASRVDPAEVLRSE from the coding sequence ATGGGCTGGATGGTGGACCGCTACCGCACCTTGCGCTCCCTGGTGTGGCGCGAGCGACTCGAGGACGACGTGGCGGAGGAGCTGGAGTTCCACCTCGCCATGCGCACCGACGAGCTCGTCGCCCAGGGGATGTCACCCGAGCAAGCCCGAGCCGAGGCACTCCGACGCTTCGGCGACGTCGACACCTATCGGAGACAGACTCACGTGATTGACCAGGACATGGCACACGAGCGGCGGCGCATCGAGCTGTGGGACATGGTCCAACGCGAGACGCGCCAGGCCCTGCGCTCACTCGCACGCAGCCCGACCTTCGCGGTGATGACGGTGCTCACGCTGGCGCTCGGCCTCGGCGCGACGACGGCGCTCTACTCGGTGGTGGACGCGGTGGTCCTCCGCCCGCTGCCCTACACCGCGCCCGAGCAACTCGTCTCGCTCGACAGCCGCGTGCCTGGAGTCGCCCCCGATGCCCGCTGGGGCCTCTCCGAAGCGGGCTTCTTCTACTTCGCGCGGGAGGCCCCCAGCCTCGCGAGCCTGGGCGTGTTCTCCGCGAGGAGCGCGAGCCTCGCCAGTGACGCGGGCCCCGTGCGCGTGGACACCGCCTGGGTGAGCGCGAGCATGATGGACGTGCTGCGCGCCCAGCCCGCGCTCGGCCGCCTCATCCCGCAGGGGAGTGACCTTCCTGGCGCGCCCCGCATCGCGGTCCTCGGTCACGCCTTCTGGGTCCGGCAGTACGGCGGGGACCCTCGTGTGCTGGGCACCGTGGTCCGCCTGGATGACGTGCCCACCGAAATCATCGGCGTCATGCCCCCCGGACTCCACCTGCCGGAGAGCACCGTGGACGTCTGGGCACCGCTCACGCTCGACCCCGCGCGGCCTCCCGTGAATGCGCACTGGTTGCAGGGCGTGGGCCGGCTTCGGGACGGCGTCCCGGTGGCGCGGGCCCAGGCGGAGCTCACCGGGCTCGACAGGCGCCTCCCCGAGGTCTTCCCCAGCGCATACAGCGAGGAGTTCATGCGCCAGAAGGGCTTCGCCACGGACGTCACCCCGCTCAAGCAGCATGTGCTGGGCGACGTGGACCGCGTCCTCTGGATTCTCTTCGGCGCTGTGGGCCTGGTGCTCCTCATCGCGTGCGCCAACGTGGCCAACCTCTTCCTCGTGCGAGCCGAGAGCCGTCGCCGTGAGCTGGCCGTGCGCTCCGCCCTCGGCGCCGCGCGCGCGGACCTGTCCTGGCACGCGCTCACCGAGAGCCTGCTGCTGTGCCTGGTGGCGGGCGTGCTCGGTCTTCTCCTCGCGTGGAGCGCGCTGCGGGTGCTGACCGTCCTTGCCCCCGACCACCTGCCGCGCCTGGTCGAGGTGGGGCTGGATGCCCACGGCGTCGCCTTCACCTTCGCCATCTCCCTCGTCGCGGGAGTCATCTTCGGCCTCTTCCCGCTGACGCAGCTGGGGCGGAGCCTGAGCGCGCTGCGCGAGTCGGGGCGTGGGCTGACGTCCTCGCGTCGCCGCAACCTCGTGCGCTGGGGCATGGTGGTGGGGCAGATGGGGCTCGCGGTGGTGTTGCTCACGGCGGCGGGACTCATGCTGCGCAGCTTCTGGGGGCTCTATCATGTCGACTCCGGGCTCAAGACCGAGTCCGCGCTCACCTTCGACTTCGTCCTGCCCGCGACGCGCTACGCGAACTATGACGCGGCCAATCGCTTTCATCGGGAGCTGCTCACGCGGCTGGAAGCAGTGCCGGGTGTCACCCACGCCGGCGCCATCTCGCGGCTTCCGCTGCGCGACTTCAGCGGCTGCGCCGCCCTCTTCACCGAGGAGCAAGGCCCCCTCGGCGACGACTCCGTCTGTCTGCCGACACCGAGCGCCGCGCCCGGCGCCTTCGCGTCCCTGGGCATCCCGCTGCTCGAGGGCCGGGAGTTCACCTGGGAGGACCTCGACGGCAAGGCGGATGGCGTGGTGGTGACGAAGGCGCTCGCCGAGCGCTTCTGGCCGGGCCAGGACCCGCTCGGCAAGGGCCTCCGCGGCAACGGCCACGAGCCGCCGTACTACCGCGTCATCGGCGTGACGGGTGACGTCCGCGCGCAGGGCTTGGACAAGCCGCCCACGCAGGCCGTCTTCTTCCCGCTCGCGCCCGCGGAGAACCTCCCGTTGTGGGGGCCCTCCCGCGTGATGAGCGTCGTCATCCGCACGTCCACCTCGCAGCCCGAGCAGCTCGCGTCCGTGGTGCGGAGCCTCATGAAGGAGCTCGACGCCACCGTGCCCGTCGCGAATCTGGAGACGCTGGACCGCGTGGTGCGCCAATCCCCCTCGGTGGCGAGGGCCACCTTCTCCCTGCTGCTCCTCGGCATCGCGGGCGGCATGGCCCTCTTGCTGAGCGCGGTGGGGCTCTACGGTGTCATCAGCTTCATCGTCGGCCAGCGCCGGGGAGAGATTGGCATCCGGGTGGCACTGGGTGCGCGGGCAAGCCAGGTGGCGGGCATGGTGGTGTTCCAGGTGCTGCGCTTCGCCGGGCTCGGAATCGTGCTGGGCCTCGTGGCCGCGCTGTCGATGAGCCACCTGCTCTCCGCGCTGCTCTTCGAGGTGAGCCCCACGGACCCCTTCGTCCTCGCGGGAGTCTGCGCGTTGCTCATCCTCATCGCCGTGCTCGCCAGCTACGGCCCCGCCCGCCGCGCCTCGCGCGTGGACCCGGCCGAGGTGCTCCGCTCCGAGTAG
- a CDS encoding heavy metal translocating P-type ATPase: MNAVETSPSLSGALERMDLAVSGMTCAACARRVERTLSELEGVQECSVNFATRKASVVFDAKTTSVNALTEAVASAGYQAEVPKSEGASEADSAEEKGLRRRLAVAVLFGLPVVVLAMSHGALDFPGSNWVQLLLTLPVIAYSGAPIFKAAWAALRHRSADMNVLVALGTGTAFLYSVVATGWPTLGASGEHAGHGDHGAALPVYFEAAAAVIGFVLLGRFLESRARTRAGDAIRRLQALAPANATVLRDGVEREVSLSQVRVGDEVVVRPGQSIPVDGSVVDGASSVDESMLTGESLPVGKTAGAEVFAGTMNGTGRLVFRAAKVGTDTALQQIVQVVERAQGTKAPIARLADVVSGVFTPVVLLIAIATFAAWFVLAPEETRLTMAVLNTVAVLVIACPCALGLATPAALMVGMGRGAQLGVLVKSAASLEGASHIDTVVLDKTGTLTQGRPAVVRIITSGAMTEQDVLALTAGAESGSEHPLARAVVAEAVARGLKVGKPESFTATPGHGVEAMVDGRRVFVGSRRMMERHGVSGSAEAEQALTSDGQTPVLVAVDGTWVGAIGIADAEREEAASAMQALRNMGMHVVMLTGDHEGPASRVARKLGIDRVFAGVLPEGKAHVVRTLQAEGRKVAMVGDGINDAPALAQADLGVAMGTGTDVARDAAGVALLRSDLRGLPAALGLARSTMGVIRQNLFWAFLYNALGIPVAAGLLYGMTGWLLSPMLASLAMSLSSVSVLLNSLRLRSLRLPAAQSVA, from the coding sequence ATGAACGCCGTTGAGACATCTCCCTCCCTGTCTGGCGCCCTGGAGCGCATGGACCTCGCCGTGTCGGGCATGACGTGCGCCGCCTGCGCGCGCCGGGTGGAGCGCACCTTGAGCGAGCTGGAGGGTGTGCAGGAGTGCAGCGTCAACTTCGCCACCCGCAAGGCGAGTGTGGTCTTCGACGCGAAGACGACCTCCGTCAACGCCCTGACCGAGGCCGTCGCGAGCGCGGGCTATCAGGCCGAGGTGCCGAAGTCGGAGGGCGCCAGCGAAGCGGACTCCGCCGAGGAGAAGGGCCTGCGCCGCCGGCTGGCGGTGGCGGTGCTCTTCGGCCTGCCGGTGGTGGTGCTGGCCATGTCGCACGGGGCCTTGGACTTCCCGGGCTCCAACTGGGTGCAGTTGCTCCTGACGTTGCCGGTCATCGCGTACAGCGGCGCGCCCATCTTCAAGGCGGCGTGGGCCGCGCTGCGGCACCGGTCCGCGGACATGAACGTGCTGGTCGCGCTGGGGACGGGGACGGCGTTCCTCTACTCGGTGGTGGCCACCGGGTGGCCGACGCTCGGGGCGTCCGGCGAGCACGCGGGCCACGGCGACCACGGCGCGGCGCTGCCCGTCTACTTCGAGGCCGCCGCCGCGGTGATTGGCTTCGTGCTGCTGGGCCGCTTCCTGGAGTCGCGGGCTCGCACCCGCGCGGGAGATGCCATCCGGCGCTTGCAGGCGCTGGCTCCGGCCAATGCCACCGTGTTGCGAGACGGTGTCGAGCGCGAGGTGTCGCTGTCGCAGGTGCGGGTGGGGGACGAGGTGGTGGTGCGTCCGGGGCAGTCCATTCCGGTCGACGGCTCCGTGGTGGACGGCGCGTCGTCGGTGGACGAGTCGATGCTCACCGGTGAGAGCCTGCCGGTGGGGAAGACGGCGGGCGCGGAGGTCTTCGCGGGGACGATGAACGGCACGGGCCGGCTGGTCTTCCGCGCGGCGAAGGTGGGTACGGACACGGCGCTCCAGCAGATTGTCCAGGTGGTGGAGCGGGCGCAGGGGACCAAGGCGCCCATCGCGCGGCTGGCGGATGTGGTGAGTGGGGTCTTCACGCCGGTGGTGCTGCTCATCGCCATCGCCACCTTCGCGGCGTGGTTCGTGCTGGCTCCCGAGGAGACGCGCCTGACGATGGCGGTGCTCAACACGGTGGCGGTGCTGGTCATCGCCTGCCCTTGCGCGCTGGGCCTCGCGACGCCCGCGGCGCTGATGGTGGGCATGGGGCGCGGCGCGCAGTTGGGGGTGCTGGTGAAGAGCGCGGCGTCGTTGGAAGGGGCCAGCCACATCGACACGGTGGTGCTCGACAAGACGGGGACGCTGACGCAGGGGCGCCCGGCCGTGGTGCGCATCATCACCTCGGGGGCGATGACGGAGCAGGACGTGCTGGCGCTGACGGCGGGGGCGGAGTCCGGCAGCGAGCACCCGCTGGCTCGGGCGGTGGTCGCGGAGGCGGTGGCGCGGGGGCTGAAGGTGGGCAAGCCCGAGTCGTTCACCGCGACGCCGGGCCATGGGGTGGAGGCGATGGTCGACGGTCGCCGCGTGTTCGTGGGCAGCCGGCGGATGATGGAGCGGCACGGTGTGTCCGGGAGCGCGGAGGCGGAGCAGGCGCTCACGTCGGATGGACAGACGCCGGTGTTGGTGGCGGTGGATGGGACGTGGGTGGGGGCCATCGGCATCGCGGATGCGGAGCGCGAGGAGGCCGCGTCGGCGATGCAGGCGCTGCGGAACATGGGCATGCACGTGGTGATGCTCACGGGTGACCACGAGGGCCCCGCGTCGCGAGTGGCGCGGAAGCTGGGCATCGACCGGGTGTTCGCCGGGGTGTTGCCGGAGGGCAAGGCGCACGTGGTCCGCACGCTCCAGGCGGAGGGGCGCAAGGTGGCCATGGTGGGTGATGGCATCAACGACGCGCCGGCCCTGGCCCAGGCGGACCTGGGCGTGGCGATGGGGACGGGGACGGATGTGGCTCGGGATGCGGCGGGGGTCGCGCTGCTGCGCTCTGACTTGAGGGGACTGCCCGCGGCGCTGGGGCTGGCCCGCTCCACGATGGGCGTGATTCGGCAGAACCTGTTCTGGGCGTTCCTCTACAACGCCCTGGGCATCCCGGTGGCGGCGGGGCTGCTGTACGGGATGACGGGCTGGCTGCTGTCGCCCATGCTGGCGAGCCTGGCGATGTCGCTGTCGAGCGTGTCGGTGCTGCTCAACAGCCTGCGGCTGCGCAGCCTGCGCCTGCCCGCGGCGCAGTCGGTGGCTTGA
- a CDS encoding S9 family peptidase: protein MMKALFTALVLLSAPVVAQPKPTPPAPADTFFRQLLETRFFNSGRPSGVTLAPDEKTVFFLRNSPTSKALSLFAFDVATQETRELLTPAALLKGADEKLSPEEQARRERMRVTSRGFSSFALSEDGANLLVGLSGKLYVVARASGKVTELQTGPGVIDPRFAPTGTQVGYVREHDVYRLDLATNTERRVTQGGTPEKTHGLAEFIAQEEMGRYTGYWWSPDAKLLAYTEADTSGVEKLAIANTTTPEASARRLSYPRAGTANAQVRLGLISANGGKTTWVRWDAAKYPYLATVKWPAKGPLTVLVQNRTQTEEVLLAVDVKTGRTTPLHVETDEAWLNLDQTFPHWLSDGSGFLWRTERNGSAELELRDTTGKLVRSLVPPGAGFSSLAAYVEGEETVYFNGGTSTPESYLWRVRKGQAPTRVTTGGPALEWGRVSKNGALIVVTSEGPTSMKSSSVLKGDGTRLGELPSLATEPPFKPRLEVRQVGTGKDRYATSLVRPRDAKPGVKLPVIVEVYGGPETQMVRQSMAQSLVAQWMADQGFIVVRLDARGASPLADRKLRKPKYDFARVLLDEQVVALRELAKVVPELDLNRVGITGGSHGGYMSALAVLTRPEVFKAAVAVSAVTDWRDYDTHLTERFLGLPGENPQAYEQSSLLTHVKAGQPMGKLMVIHGTADDNVFFFHALKLSDALFRAGQPHEFLPLHGISHMVFADPLVAERMYEETLRYFKQNL from the coding sequence ATGATGAAAGCCCTGTTCACCGCCCTGGTCCTGTTGAGCGCGCCGGTCGTGGCTCAACCGAAGCCCACCCCCCCAGCACCCGCGGACACCTTCTTCCGCCAACTCCTGGAGACACGCTTCTTCAACAGCGGCCGGCCCTCGGGCGTCACCCTCGCCCCGGACGAGAAGACGGTCTTCTTCCTCCGCAACTCCCCCACCTCCAAGGCGCTCTCGCTCTTCGCCTTCGACGTGGCCACGCAGGAGACGCGGGAGCTGCTCACGCCCGCCGCCCTCCTCAAGGGCGCCGACGAGAAGCTCTCCCCGGAGGAGCAGGCGCGGCGTGAGCGCATGCGAGTCACCTCGCGAGGCTTCTCCTCCTTCGCCCTGTCCGAGGATGGCGCGAACCTCCTCGTGGGCCTGTCCGGCAAGCTGTACGTCGTCGCACGCGCGAGCGGAAAGGTGACGGAGCTCCAGACGGGCCCCGGCGTCATCGACCCGCGCTTCGCTCCGACGGGCACGCAGGTGGGCTACGTCCGCGAGCACGATGTCTACCGCCTGGACCTGGCCACCAACACCGAGCGCCGAGTCACGCAAGGCGGCACCCCCGAGAAGACCCACGGCCTGGCCGAGTTCATCGCCCAGGAGGAGATGGGCCGCTACACCGGCTACTGGTGGAGCCCGGACGCGAAGCTGCTCGCGTACACGGAGGCGGACACCTCCGGCGTGGAGAAGCTCGCCATCGCGAACACCACCACGCCCGAGGCGAGCGCGCGGCGGCTCTCCTATCCCCGCGCGGGAACGGCCAACGCCCAGGTGCGCCTGGGGCTCATCTCCGCCAACGGAGGCAAGACGACGTGGGTGCGCTGGGACGCGGCGAAGTATCCCTACCTGGCCACGGTGAAGTGGCCCGCGAAGGGGCCGCTGACGGTGCTGGTGCAGAACCGCACGCAGACCGAGGAGGTCCTCCTCGCGGTGGACGTGAAGACGGGCCGCACCACGCCCCTGCACGTGGAGACGGACGAGGCCTGGCTCAACCTGGACCAGACCTTCCCGCACTGGCTCTCGGATGGCAGCGGCTTTCTCTGGCGCACCGAGCGCAACGGCTCCGCGGAGCTGGAGCTGCGCGACACCACGGGCAAGCTCGTGCGCTCGCTCGTCCCGCCCGGGGCCGGCTTCTCGTCGCTGGCGGCCTATGTGGAGGGCGAGGAGACGGTCTACTTCAACGGCGGCACCTCCACCCCGGAGAGCTACCTGTGGCGCGTGCGCAAGGGCCAGGCCCCCACGCGTGTCACCACCGGCGGCCCCGCCCTGGAGTGGGGACGTGTCTCCAAGAACGGCGCCCTCATCGTCGTCACCTCCGAGGGCCCCACGAGCATGAAGTCCTCCTCCGTGCTGAAGGGGGACGGCACGCGGCTGGGGGAGCTGCCCTCGCTGGCGACGGAGCCTCCCTTCAAGCCTCGGCTGGAGGTGCGCCAGGTGGGCACCGGCAAGGACCGCTACGCCACCTCGCTGGTGCGTCCGCGCGACGCGAAGCCCGGGGTGAAGCTGCCCGTCATCGTGGAGGTCTACGGGGGCCCCGAGACGCAGATGGTGCGGCAGAGCATGGCGCAGAGCCTCGTCGCGCAGTGGATGGCGGACCAGGGCTTCATCGTCGTGCGGCTCGACGCGCGCGGGGCCTCACCGCTGGCCGACCGCAAGCTGCGCAAGCCCAAGTACGACTTCGCCCGGGTGCTGCTCGACGAGCAGGTGGTCGCGCTGCGGGAGCTGGCCAAGGTGGTGCCGGAGCTGGACTTGAACCGCGTGGGCATCACCGGCGGAAGCCACGGCGGCTACATGTCCGCGCTGGCGGTGCTCACCCGGCCGGAGGTCTTCAAGGCCGCGGTGGCCGTGTCCGCCGTGACGGACTGGCGCGACTACGACACCCACCTGACGGAGCGCTTCCTGGGCCTGCCCGGCGAGAATCCCCAGGCCTACGAGCAGAGCTCGCTGCTCACGCACGTGAAGGCCGGACAGCCCATGGGCAAGCTGATGGTCATCCACGGCACCGCGGACGACAACGTCTTCTTCTTCCACGCCCTCAAGCTGTCGGACGCGCTGTTCCGCGCCGGCCAACCCCATGAGTTCCTGCCACTCCATGGCATCTCACACATGGTGTTCGCGGACCCGCTCGTGGCCGAGCGCATGTACGAAGAGACCCTGCGCTACTTCAAGCAGAACCTCTGA
- a CDS encoding M16 family metallopeptidase has protein sequence MNMRTLRNRLAAPTLMALGLVTAPVLAAAPAARQAPPAAAAPKALKALVRTEFKLDNGLEVSLMPYGDMPKVVVQLAVDTGNVHEKANEIWLADLVGKLLEEGTTTRSAEQLAQVAAGLGGQLNVGTSLDQTFVGIEVLSEFAPEAVGLVADVSQRPAFPAAEVERVKTNLLRDVAIARSQPQSLADELLAKSLYGEGHPYGRSYPSEAMLKGYTREGVSAFYDANFGAARSRLYVVGRFEAAPVEKAIREAFSGWKAGPARVKDVPKQQVARSVQFLDRPGAVQSTVRVAVKALPPSSPDYVRQEVLNTLLGGYFSSRVTANIREKKGYSYSPYSRVSSHVEDAYWTQNADVTTAVTGESLKEILKEVDTLRKTPPPVEELRDVQNFLAGNFLITNASRFGLLSKLRFVDLHGLPDSYLETYVQTVMSVTPEQLQQMAAKMLKQDAMTIVVVGDMKVVKPQLKVLPAPMR, from the coding sequence ATGAACATGCGCACACTTCGCAACCGTCTCGCCGCGCCCACGCTGATGGCGCTGGGGCTCGTCACCGCGCCCGTCCTGGCCGCCGCTCCCGCCGCCAGGCAGGCGCCTCCCGCCGCCGCCGCGCCCAAGGCGCTCAAGGCCCTGGTCCGCACCGAGTTCAAGCTCGACAACGGCCTGGAAGTCTCGCTGATGCCGTACGGCGACATGCCCAAGGTCGTCGTCCAGCTGGCGGTCGACACGGGCAACGTCCACGAGAAGGCCAACGAAATCTGGTTGGCGGACCTGGTGGGCAAGCTGCTGGAGGAGGGCACCACCACGCGCTCCGCGGAGCAGCTGGCCCAGGTCGCCGCCGGGCTGGGTGGCCAGCTCAACGTGGGCACCTCCCTGGACCAGACCTTCGTGGGCATCGAGGTCCTCTCCGAGTTCGCGCCCGAGGCCGTGGGCCTGGTCGCGGACGTCAGCCAGCGTCCGGCCTTCCCCGCCGCCGAGGTGGAGCGGGTGAAGACGAACCTGCTGCGCGACGTGGCCATCGCCCGGAGCCAGCCGCAGTCGCTCGCCGATGAGCTGCTGGCGAAGTCCCTCTACGGCGAGGGTCACCCCTACGGCCGGAGCTATCCCTCCGAGGCGATGCTCAAGGGCTATACCCGGGAGGGCGTGAGCGCGTTCTACGACGCCAACTTCGGCGCGGCGCGCTCGCGGCTGTACGTGGTGGGCCGGTTCGAGGCGGCCCCGGTGGAGAAGGCGATTCGCGAGGCGTTCTCCGGCTGGAAGGCGGGCCCGGCGCGCGTGAAGGACGTGCCCAAGCAGCAGGTGGCCAGGTCGGTGCAGTTCCTCGACCGTCCGGGCGCGGTGCAGTCCACGGTGCGCGTCGCGGTGAAGGCGCTGCCTCCGTCCAGCCCGGACTACGTGCGCCAGGAGGTCCTGAACACGCTGCTGGGCGGCTACTTCAGCTCCCGCGTGACGGCGAACATCCGCGAGAAGAAGGGCTATTCGTACTCGCCCTACAGCCGGGTGTCGTCGCACGTGGAGGACGCCTACTGGACCCAGAACGCGGACGTGACGACGGCTGTCACGGGTGAGTCGCTGAAGGAGATCCTCAAGGAGGTGGACACGCTGCGCAAGACGCCTCCCCCGGTGGAGGAGCTGCGCGACGTGCAGAACTTCCTGGCGGGGAACTTCCTGATTACGAACGCGTCGCGCTTCGGTCTCCTGAGCAAGCTGCGCTTCGTGGACCTGCACGGGCTGCCGGACTCCTACCTGGAGACCTACGTGCAGACGGTGATGTCCGTCACGCCCGAGCAGCTCCAGCAGATGGCCGCGAAGATGCTCAAGCAGGACGCGATGACCATCGTCGTCGTGGGTGACATGAAGGTCGTCAAGCCGCAGCTGAAGGTGCTGCCGGCGCCGATGCGCTGA
- a CDS encoding M16 family metallopeptidase, translating to MKKVLGAVTAAALMGCAATQEAQKPTPPPAETPAKVEAPAAAARPKLQVPVDYYKLDNGLKVVLSRDTTAPKVVVGVYYNIGFRIEPKNRTGFAHLFEHMMFQGSRNMGKMEFIRLVQKNGGMLNGSTRFDFTNYFELVPSNALEPMLWAEADRMAGLEVTQDNLKNQQGVVSNEVKVNVLNQPYGGFPWLDMPQVANTNWYNAHNFYGDLKDLDAATLEDVGAFFKTYYAPSNAALVVVGDFEPEQVKAWVQKYFGPLPTAAQPQKPDISEPRQEKEKRHDKKDPLATRPALAVGYHMPAVNTPEYYAMALVDEVLLQGNDSMLYQQLVQKKGMTGELQGGVNELGNHWNYNGPMQWTAYLFHDATTTTDAILAEIDGVVAQLQDKPVDASTLARARVKARSKLYGEIESTFDFGRADLLASSALFFDDPARINRLEDELEKVTPELIQKTAREYLRRENRTVLTVTPAPAQAKAR from the coding sequence ATGAAGAAAGTACTCGGAGCGGTAACCGCCGCCGCGCTGATGGGATGCGCGGCCACGCAGGAAGCCCAGAAGCCCACGCCACCGCCCGCGGAGACGCCGGCGAAGGTGGAAGCCCCGGCCGCGGCCGCGCGGCCCAAGCTGCAGGTGCCGGTGGACTACTACAAGCTCGACAACGGCTTGAAGGTGGTCCTCTCGCGCGACACCACGGCGCCCAAGGTGGTGGTGGGCGTCTATTACAACATCGGCTTCCGCATCGAGCCGAAGAACCGCACGGGCTTCGCCCACCTGTTCGAGCACATGATGTTCCAGGGCTCGCGCAACATGGGGAAGATGGAGTTCATCCGCCTGGTCCAGAAGAACGGCGGCATGCTCAACGGCTCCACCCGCTTCGACTTCACCAACTACTTCGAGCTGGTCCCCTCCAACGCGCTGGAGCCCATGCTGTGGGCGGAAGCCGACCGCATGGCGGGCCTGGAGGTGACGCAGGACAACCTGAAGAACCAGCAGGGCGTGGTGTCCAACGAGGTGAAGGTCAACGTCCTCAACCAGCCCTATGGCGGCTTCCCGTGGCTGGACATGCCGCAGGTGGCGAACACCAACTGGTACAACGCGCACAACTTCTACGGCGACCTGAAGGACCTGGACGCCGCGACGCTGGAGGACGTGGGCGCGTTCTTCAAGACGTACTACGCGCCCAGCAACGCCGCGCTGGTGGTGGTGGGTGACTTCGAGCCGGAGCAGGTGAAGGCGTGGGTCCAGAAGTACTTCGGCCCGCTGCCCACGGCGGCCCAGCCGCAGAAGCCGGACATCTCCGAGCCTCGGCAGGAGAAGGAGAAGCGCCACGACAAGAAGGACCCGCTGGCCACGCGTCCGGCGCTCGCGGTGGGCTACCACATGCCCGCGGTGAACACCCCCGAGTACTACGCCATGGCGCTGGTGGACGAGGTGCTCCTCCAGGGCAACGACAGCATGCTCTACCAGCAGCTCGTGCAGAAGAAGGGCATGACGGGCGAGCTGCAGGGCGGGGTGAACGAGCTGGGCAACCACTGGAACTACAACGGCCCCATGCAGTGGACGGCGTACCTCTTCCACGACGCGACGACGACGACGGACGCGATTCTCGCGGAGATTGACGGCGTGGTGGCGCAGCTCCAGGACAAGCCCGTCGACGCCTCGACGCTGGCGCGGGCTCGCGTGAAGGCGCGCTCGAAGCTGTACGGGGAGATTGAGTCCACGTTCGACTTCGGCCGCGCGGACCTGCTGGCCTCGTCCGCGCTCTTCTTCGACGACCCGGCGCGTATCAACCGGCTGGAGGACGAGCTGGAGAAGGTGACGCCGGAGCTGATTCAAAAGACCGCGCGCGAGTACCTGCGTCGTGAGAACCGCACGGTGCTCACGGTGACTCCCGCCCCCGCCCAGGCCAAGGCCCGCTGA
- a CDS encoding GAF domain-containing protein has translation MASKAFATIMHVSQLLLDKGFEPSNVTEALGRVGAALGVDRVYIFENSTGADGKVLCSQRYEWTVASTSAQLDNPELQNVPYEDVLPSWVPPLSTGKVVMGRPRDFASPARELLEAQDIRSLLVCPITLGGEWWGFVGFDDCRTERTWPPAEVSVLQALSNALAGSLRHARLRSALSGVQTQLRGIIERCASTASS, from the coding sequence ATGGCCTCGAAGGCGTTCGCCACCATCATGCATGTATCGCAGTTGCTATTGGACAAGGGTTTCGAACCCTCGAACGTCACGGAGGCCCTGGGAAGAGTGGGCGCGGCGCTCGGCGTCGACCGCGTCTACATCTTCGAGAACAGCACCGGCGCCGACGGGAAGGTCCTGTGCAGCCAACGCTACGAGTGGACCGTGGCGTCCACGTCCGCGCAGCTGGACAACCCGGAGCTGCAGAACGTGCCGTACGAAGACGTGCTCCCCTCGTGGGTGCCGCCGCTGTCCACGGGCAAGGTCGTGATGGGCCGGCCGCGCGACTTCGCCTCGCCCGCCCGCGAGCTGCTGGAGGCGCAGGACATCCGCTCCCTGCTGGTCTGCCCCATCACCCTGGGCGGCGAGTGGTGGGGCTTCGTGGGCTTCGACGACTGCCGGACCGAGCGCACCTGGCCCCCCGCCGAGGTCTCCGTGCTCCAGGCGCTCTCCAACGCCCTGGCCGGCTCGCTGCGCCATGCCCGGCTGCGCAGCGCGCTCTCCGGCGTGCAGACGCAGCTGCGCGGCATCATCGAGCGGTGCGCGAGCACGGCGTCCTCCTGA